Part of the Candidatus Polarisedimenticolia bacterium genome, CCATCTGGCCGTCGTCGCTCCCGGACAGGGAGGACTTGTGGCCGGGAAGGACCAGCGACACCGCGAGCTTCGTCATGAGGGGAAGGAAGGCGGGGGCCGTGCAGGAGAGACCGCCGGCGCTGAGGTCGATGGTCTCAAGCTCCACGGCCTCCCGTGAAGAGGACCGCACCCGGATGCGTTGAGCGACGCGTGGGTGGCGCCGCTTGTCCTGCGTTGGGCTCATGCGCTCACGTTTGCGTTGGCCATCCTTGAGCGTGCCGTGCCTCTGGCCCTTGGGTGCGGCCGGCCGAAAGGCGCGCGAACACTGACTTTGCGCCGCCCATCGTATGAGACCGGGAGGAGCCTGTCAAGCGGAGAGTGCGAGAGCGGAGAGTGCTGGAGTGTCGCGTGGGCCTCTGATGCCCGCGTGACTATGCGGAGGGCGCGCTTCCGTAGATGCGCTTCCCAAGTTGAAATCGTCGCTCGCGTCAACCCGCCTCCTCGAACGCGCAACGCTGGCCCCCGTCGGCGTCTCCAAGGGCTTCCCAGGCCTCGGTCGTGTCCAGGAGCACCTCCTCTACCGTCGTCATGATTGGTGCGCCGCCAGGGCCGCTGCCGAACTCCCAGCGCAGGTGTCCCTCGCACGAGCCGCGGCAGCGCAGGCGCCCGGCGTGGATCCCCTGCAGGTGGTGCGTGGCGCACAGCACCGCCAGGTTGTCGTCTTCGTCCCCCCCGCCGTGCGACCGGTAGATCACATGGTGGACCTGGAGGTTGCGGCGCGACGAGCAGCCGGGGACCCGGCAGCGCCAGCCGTCCCGCTCGAAGATCCGGTGGTCCCGCCGCCATTTCGGGTCGCCGCTGATGTCCCAGGTGTGCAGGAACGAGGCGATCATCCGGGCGACGCACTCCCAGTCCCGGAGAGGCCGCCCATCCTCAGGTCCGTTCTCCACCAGACGGCAGACGTTCAGGGCGTGCTGCCAGAGCGCCGCGACGTCGTCGGGGGCCCAGAACCGTACGCGCGACCGGGAGGGCGCACACATTTGCACCCGGGTTCCGGCCGTCGCG contains:
- a CDS encoding PilZ domain-containing protein, which gives rise to MSPTQDKRRHPRVAQRIRVRSSSREAVELETIDLSAGGLSCTAPAFLPLMTKLAVSLVLPGHKSSLSGSDDGQMVKGEAVVVRTEPSSPAPGNGTYRVALFFSRMEDEDRNLLLEFLGRHSGK
- a CDS encoding HNH endonuclease signature motif containing protein, giving the protein DSPWRTGRTPWSGSDGGVQMCAGVSAVDGVRSCASAGHATAGTRVQMCAPSRSRVRFWAPDDVAALWQHALNVCRLVENGPEDGRPLRDWECVARMIASFLHTWDISGDPKWRRDHRIFERDGWRCRVPGCSSRRNLQVHHVIYRSHGGGDEDDNLAVLCATHHLQGIHAGRLRCRGSCEGHLRWEFGSGPGGAPIMTTVEEVLLDTTEAWEALGDADGGQRCAFEEAG